A window of uncultured Litoreibacter sp. contains these coding sequences:
- a CDS encoding DUF1365 domain-containing protein — protein sequence MSQIHHIAGTTFHGRKGSVENAFSYGVDYVMLDPEASALGPALFSRNGGNLVSLWDRDHGGAPKDGSGAAWFREVLAAHGLADVVERVALLAQPRVLGHVFNPVSFWLGFDANGGLRVVVPEVSNTYGDRHSYLCAHEDQRIIAATDTLTATKIFYVSPFQPVEGGYKFRFDIRDDKIGIWIDYNAGENGLLATLTGKRAPLSNTSILRACLRRPLGSRRVLGLIHWQAFKLWWKGAMFRTRPVPPTEDVSR from the coding sequence TTGAGCCAGATCCACCATATCGCGGGAACCACGTTCCACGGGCGGAAGGGCAGCGTTGAGAACGCGTTCTCTTACGGCGTGGATTACGTCATGCTGGACCCTGAGGCTTCGGCCCTCGGGCCTGCGCTGTTCTCGCGCAATGGTGGGAATTTGGTGTCGCTGTGGGACCGTGACCACGGTGGCGCGCCCAAAGACGGCAGCGGCGCCGCTTGGTTCCGTGAGGTGCTGGCGGCGCATGGGCTGGCTGACGTTGTTGAGCGCGTCGCGCTGTTGGCGCAGCCGCGCGTGTTGGGCCATGTGTTTAACCCGGTGTCCTTCTGGTTGGGCTTTGATGCGAATGGCGGCTTGCGGGTCGTGGTGCCAGAGGTCAGCAACACCTATGGCGACCGGCATTCATACCTCTGCGCCCATGAGGACCAACGGATCATCGCGGCCACGGACACACTGACTGCGACCAAGATTTTCTACGTCTCGCCGTTTCAGCCGGTCGAAGGCGGCTACAAGTTCCGCTTCGACATTCGCGACGACAAGATCGGTATTTGGATCGATTACAACGCGGGTGAGAACGGGCTGTTGGCGACACTTACGGGCAAGCGGGCGCCGCTGTCTAACACATCAATCCTACGCGCCTGCCTGCGGCGGCCTTTGGGGTCCCGGCGAGTGCTTGGATTGATCCATTGGCAGGCCTTCAAACTGTGGTGGAAGGGCGCGATGTTCCGCACCCGTCCGGTGCCTCCGACCGAAGACGTTTCAAGATGA
- a CDS encoding FAD-dependent oxidoreductase, whose protein sequence is MPFENAPVMPKRIAVIGGGISGMGAADLLSRDHQVTLFEAEKRLGGHARTVLAGKRGDQPVDTGFIVYNEVNYPHLTRLFADLDVPTVNSNMSFGASIAGGRLEYGLASVDAIFAQRKNVVDPRFLRMLSDINRFNTKAGALSETSDVSVGEFLSILGTGRWFREHYLLPFTGAIWSTPLERMLEFPAQALVRFMKNHGLMGYNDQHQWRTVQGGSVQYVDRLKAQMASAGVDIRLGAPMASVSRDVLGVQVTPEGGVAEQFDEVVFACHSDQALNMLADASEHEKATLGAVRYQPNLAVLHADASMMPKRRKVWSSWSYCEAATGAQDQIDLTYWMNSLQDIPADDEMFITLNSNRPIKEELIYDTKMFMHPVFDIAALDAQQKIAAMNGTNGTWFCGAWMKNGFHEDGLASAVDVADAMTAFNTGAVAA, encoded by the coding sequence ATGCCCTTTGAAAATGCCCCCGTAATGCCGAAGCGAATTGCAGTGATAGGTGGCGGGATATCTGGGATGGGCGCGGCGGACCTGTTGTCGCGCGATCACCAGGTCACCCTGTTCGAGGCCGAGAAGCGTTTGGGCGGGCACGCGCGCACAGTGTTGGCGGGCAAGCGGGGCGACCAGCCGGTGGATACCGGGTTCATCGTGTACAACGAGGTGAACTACCCACATCTGACCCGGCTGTTTGCCGATCTGGATGTGCCGACGGTTAACAGCAACATGAGCTTTGGCGCGTCGATTGCCGGGGGCCGTTTGGAATACGGGCTGGCCAGCGTGGACGCGATTTTTGCGCAGCGCAAAAACGTGGTGGACCCCCGATTCCTGCGCATGCTGAGCGATATTAACCGGTTCAACACCAAAGCTGGTGCGCTGTCGGAGACGTCCGACGTCAGCGTCGGTGAGTTTCTGAGTATTCTGGGCACCGGGCGTTGGTTTCGGGAGCATTATTTGCTGCCGTTTACCGGCGCGATCTGGTCCACTCCGCTGGAGCGGATGTTGGAGTTCCCCGCGCAGGCGCTTGTGCGCTTCATGAAGAACCACGGGCTGATGGGGTATAACGACCAGCATCAGTGGCGAACGGTTCAGGGTGGCTCGGTGCAGTATGTTGACCGGCTAAAGGCGCAGATGGCCTCAGCTGGGGTTGATATCCGTCTGGGCGCGCCGATGGCATCAGTCTCGCGCGATGTGCTGGGCGTACAGGTGACGCCAGAGGGTGGTGTGGCTGAGCAGTTCGATGAGGTTGTGTTTGCCTGCCATTCCGATCAGGCGCTGAATATGCTGGCGGATGCGTCTGAGCATGAAAAAGCGACGCTGGGTGCGGTGCGTTACCAGCCAAATCTGGCTGTGCTGCATGCGGACGCGTCGATGATGCCGAAGCGGCGCAAAGTGTGGTCGAGCTGGAGCTATTGCGAGGCGGCGACCGGTGCGCAGGACCAGATTGACCTGACATATTGGATGAACTCGCTACAGGACATTCCGGCGGATGATGAGATGTTCATCACGTTGAATTCCAACCGCCCGATCAAGGAAGAGCTGATCTATGACACCAAGATGTTCATGCATCCGGTGTTCGATATTGCCGCTTTGGACGCGCAGCAGAAAATTGCGGCGATGAACGGTACCAACGGCACGTGGTTCTGCGGCGCATGGATGAAGAATGGCTTCCACGAGGACGGGCTGGCAAGCGCGGTAGACGTGGCTGACGCGATGACCGCGTTCAACACGGGCGCGGTTGCGGCTTGA